The window GGATCGCCGTCGACGCCAACCAGCGCTGGGACGTCGGGCAGGCGATCGCGTGGATGCACGCCCTGGCGCCCTACGAGCCGTACTGGATCGAGGAGCCCACCAGCCCCGACGACGTGCTCGGGCACGCCACCGTGCGCCGCGCGGTGCACCCGATCAAGGTGGCGACCGGCGAGCACGTGGCCAACCGCGTGGTGTTCAAGCAGCTGCTGCAGCTGCGCGCCGTCGACGTCGTCCAGATCGACGCCGCCCGCGTGGCGGGCGTCAACGAGAACCTCGCGATCCTGCTGATGGCCGCCCACCACGGCGTGCCCGTCTGCCCGCACGCCGGAGGCGTCGGCCTGTGCGAGATGGTCCAGCACCTCTCGATGACCGACTTCGTGGCGATCTCCGGCACGTGGGCCGACCGCGTGGTGGAGCACGTCGACCACCTGCACGAGCACTTCGTCACACCGGTCCAGCTCGAGCGGGGCCGCTACCGCGCACCGCTCGCGCCCGGCGGTGGTGGCGAGATGCACGCCGCGTCCGTGGCCGACTACACCTTCCCCGACGGCCCGCAGTGGAGGGCGCGTGGCGCCCGCTGACGGCACCCCTGGTCCGGTGGGCGTCCACGGCGCCGGCGACGGCCGCGACGGAGAGGGCGTCCAGCCGCCCGCAGCCGTCCCGGCGGCGCCCGCCGTGGACGCCCACCACCACCTGTGGGACCCAGCCGACCCCGGTCAGGACTGGCTGGCGGCTCCGGAGCACACCGCCATCGACAGGACCTTCACAGCGGACGACCTCCGAGAGGCCGCCGCCGGAGGCGTCGACGGACGCGCGCTGGGCGCCACCGTGGTGGTCCAGTCCGTCTGCACGCTCGCGGAGAGCCGCGCGCTGCTCGCGACGGCCGCGGCCGACCCGCTGCTCGCCGGTGTCGTCGGCTGGGTGGACCTCACCGGCGACGTCGTCGGTCAGCTCGACCAGCTGCGCTCCGGCCCCGGCGGGGAGCTGCTGGTGGGCGTGCGGCACCTCGTGCAGGGGGAGGCCGACCCCTCCTGGGTGCTGCGCGACGACGTGCAGCGCGGCCTGCGGGGGCTGGCCGGCCACGGCCTCGCCTTCGACCTGCTGGTCCGCCAGCCGCAGCGCGCCGCCGGTGTCGAGGGCGCGCGCCGCGCCGCGGAGCACGGGCTGGTGACCGTGCTCGACCACGCCGGGAAGCCCGACGTGCGCCCCGGCGCCCCCTCGGGGGCGCTGGACGCCTGGTGCGACGAGGTGCGGGCCCTCGCCGGGGTGGAGGGCTCGGTCTGCAAGGTGTCGGGCGTGGTCAGCGAGGTGGGCGACGCCGGTCGGGACGACGACGCCGTGCGCCGCGTCCTCGACGTCCTGCTGGACGCCTTCGGCCCGCAGCGCCTGGCCTTCGGCTCCGACTGGCCCGTGTGCCTGCTCACCTCCTCCTGGAGGGGGTGGGCCGACCTCGTGGCCGAGCACGCGGAGCAGCTCGCGCCCGCTGAGCGGGACGCCCTCTTCGGGGAGACGGCCCACCGCGCCTACCGCCTGCCCACCCGAGCCACCAGCACCACCTGAGGAGACCGAGTGATCGCCGGACGACTCGTCCACCCGCCGCTGCTCGCGGCGCTCGCCGCTGCCGGACACGGCGCGACCGT is drawn from Quadrisphaera setariae and contains these coding sequences:
- a CDS encoding amidohydrolase family protein, which gives rise to MAPADGTPGPVGVHGAGDGRDGEGVQPPAAVPAAPAVDAHHHLWDPADPGQDWLAAPEHTAIDRTFTADDLREAAAGGVDGRALGATVVVQSVCTLAESRALLATAAADPLLAGVVGWVDLTGDVVGQLDQLRSGPGGELLVGVRHLVQGEADPSWVLRDDVQRGLRGLAGHGLAFDLLVRQPQRAAGVEGARRAAEHGLVTVLDHAGKPDVRPGAPSGALDAWCDEVRALAGVEGSVCKVSGVVSEVGDAGRDDDAVRRVLDVLLDAFGPQRLAFGSDWPVCLLTSSWRGWADLVAEHAEQLAPAERDALFGETAHRAYRLPTRATSTT